In one window of Silene latifolia isolate original U9 population unplaced genomic scaffold, ASM4854445v1 scaffold_168, whole genome shotgun sequence DNA:
- the LOC141638059 gene encoding uncharacterized protein LOC141638059 has translation MGKLVWWIYCNPDKLWVKWVHQVYLKGTSWSDYTSTCDISWGWKSVCRVRDKLVASYQDGQWLLDSKGYTVNSGYEMLRNKFQAVQWDKYVWSDWNVPKHSFVGWLIAREALQVKAELFALGISQDDQCLLCGTGVEAHEHLFQQCPYSQRILSVLADDVQVVLSAGTLLAGIWDQVRSGVQQKVVMCVFMAAFYFIWMQSNHVRVEGSLLRHEILVHHIMQIVKNRIKARLTHVYDRRDTDWLSSVSLLN, from the coding sequence ATGGGTAAGCTTGTTTGGTGGATCTATTGTAACCCTGATAAGCTGTGGGTTAAATGGGTTCATCAAGTCTACTTAAAAGGGACATCCTGGTCTGATTATACATCCACTTGTGACATTAGTTGGGGATGGAAATCAGTCTGCAGGGTGAGAGATAAATTGGTTGCAAGTTATCAGGATGGTCAATGGTTGCTAGATTCTAAGGGTTACACAGTCAATAGTGGCTATGAGATGTTAAGAAATAAATTCCAGGCAGTTCAATGGGATAAATATGTTTGGAGTGACTGGAATGTTCCTAAACATAGTTTTGTGGGATGGTTGATTGCAAGAGAAGCTCTACAGGTAAAGGCTGAACTTTTTGCCTTAGGGATTTCTCAGGATGATCAGTGTTTGTTGTGTGGGACTGGGGTTGAGGCTCATGAGCATTTGTTTCAGCAGTGCCCTTATAGTCAGCGTATTCTCAGTGTGCTTGCTGACGATGTTCAAGTGGTGTTATCAGCTGGGACATTGTTAGCAGGTATTTGGGATCAGGTGAGGTCTGGTGTCCAGCAGAAGGTGGTGATGTGTGTTTTTATGGCAGCATTTTATTTCATATGGATGCAGAGCAATCATGTTCGTGTTGAAGGTAGTCTGCTTAGACATGAAATTCTAGTGCATCACATCATGCAGATAGTTAAAAATAGAATCAAGGCTAGACTTACTCATGTGTATGATCGTCGAGATACTGATTGGTTGAGTAGTGTTAGCTTGTTGAATTGA